Proteins found in one Scylla paramamosain isolate STU-SP2022 chromosome 44, ASM3559412v1, whole genome shotgun sequence genomic segment:
- the LOC135094002 gene encoding flap endonuclease 1-like: protein MGILGLSKLIADVAPSAVKENEIKNFFGRKVAVDASMSLYQFLVAVRQEGQMLTTADGETTSHLMGFFYRTIRMVENGIKPVYVFDGKPPTMKGGELAKRKERREEAQKALEKAEEAGNAEDVEKFSRRLVKVTKTHTEEAKTLLRLMGIPYVEAPCEAEAQCAALAKAGKVYGVATEDMDALTFGTPILLRHMTFSEARKMPIKEFHLSRVLEGLELKQEEFIDMCILLGCDYCDSIKGVGPKRAIELIRSHKSLESVVKQLDPKKYPVPEDWPFAEARNLFIEPEVTDPADIELKWSEPQEEKLVEFMCEEKGFSEERIRNGIKKLTKARNSSTQGRLDSFFKVLPSPNSNANKRKSEEKPGAAKKARGGRGKFGKAR from the exons ATGGGTATATTAGGCCTGTCCAAGCTGATCGCGGATGTCGCCCCGTCAGCTGTGAAGGAGAATGAGATCAAAAACTTCTTCG GGCGCAAGGTGGCCGTGGACGCTTCCATGAGTCTCTATCAGTTCCTGGTGGCGGTGAGGCAGGAGGGACAGATGCTGACCACGGCTGATGGAGAGACAaccag CCACTTGATGGGGTTCTTCTACCGTACAATTCGCATGGTTGAGAATGGGATCAAACCGGTTTATGTGTTTGATGGCAAGCCGCCCACCATGAAGGGCGGAGAGCTGGCTAAGCGAAAGGAGCGGAGGGAGGAGGCACAAAAGGCGCTGGAGAAAGCTGAGGAAGCAG GCAATGCGGAGGACGTGGAGAAATTCAGCCGTCGTCTGGTGAAGGTGACCAAGACCCACACGGAGGAGGCCAAGACACTGCTGAGGCTGATGGGAATCCCGTACGTGGAGGCGCCGTGTGAGGCAGAGGCCCAGTGTGCCGCTCTCGCCAAGGCTGGCAAG gtgtaTGGTGTTGCCACAGAGGACATGGATGCACTGACCTTTGGCACACCTATTCTGCTACGTCACATGACCTTCAGTGAGGCGAGGAAGATGCCAATCAAGGAATTCCACCTTTCCAGAGTTCTTGAGGGGCTGGAGCTGAAGcaggaagag TTCATCGACATGTGCATCTTGTTGGGGTGTGACTACTGTGACAGCATCAAGGGGGTAGGCCCCAAGAGAGCCATTGAACTGATCCGCAGCCACAAGAGCTTGGAGTCTGTGGTGAAGCAACTGGACCCCAAAAAATACCCAGTACCCGAGGATTGGCCCTTTGCCGAAGCAAGGAACCTCTTCATTGAGCCGGAAGTGACAGACCCGGCAGATATagag CTGAAGTGGAGTGAGCCGcaggaggagaagttggtggaGTTTATGTGTGAAGAGAAGGGTTTCTCCGAGGAACGCATCCGTAATGGCATCAAGAAGCTCACTAAGGCAAGAAACTCCAGCACTCAGGGGCGCCTCGACTCTTTCTTCAAGGTGCTGCCCTCCCCCAACAGCAATGCCAACAAGAgaaag TCTGAGGAGAAGCCGGGAGCCGCCAAGAAGGCCaggggaggcagagggaagtttgggaaggcccggtag